The nucleotide window GTGCTTTTGTTCCTGAAGTGGAAGCACTTATATTCACAGGGCCCTTCTTCTCTGGTCTCAAAAAAGAAAGGCATCATGAAGGCTAAGTGCACCAACCAAACCAACCCAGAGGCCGCAGTGCTGCAGGCCACGGTGTGGATCTTGAATTTCTGGAGGGGCCGGATGATCTTCAGGTAGCGGTCCAGGCTGATCAGGCTGAGGAAGGTGATGCTGACGTACATGTTGAGGTAGAAGAAGGCCCCGACCACATTGCAGAAGATCCGGGGCTCACTCTTGTTCTGAAAGGCGATGCGGAAGGGCAGGCAGAGGGAGAGCAAGAGGTCGGAGAGCGCCAGGTTCCTCATGTACACCGTGATGGAGGTCCTGCGCTGCGTGCCGCACGAGAACACCCAAAGCGCCAGGGTGTTGCTGAGCAGCCCGACGATGAAGATCAGCGAGTACATCACGGGGAGCGTGACGGAGAGGAACTCATCTTGGATCTGGGAGCAGGAGTTGCCCAGCCTGTGCTCAGTGACCTCGCTGGTGGGCAGGACAGTGCTCAGGGAGTCCATCACGAGCGCACGGGCCTGGAATGAAACACGCACGGGAGTTGGAACGGGCATTGGCACGAGCTGGAGGCCTGCAGGCATTGGGGTGTATGGGTATTACAGCCCCCTGCGGTCCCTGGGTGCCCCAGGTCACCAAAACCACAACCTTGTGGTCCCCCAGGCTGTCACACAAAGGGAAAATGGGCTGGGGAGCTAGAAGCAGGCTCCTGCACAGGTCCATCACTGGCTCTGGGCCAGGAGCAGGCACTGCTTTCTCCCCAGCCTGTAGGGAAATATCCACTGGGGATCTTAAACCCTGGTGGAAAagcagagccagcccctgccccagtaAGTGGCTCCTGTCCTCTCCTCACAGGCTGCTGGCCGGGCTTGGCTGTGGTGTGCTGGGCTCCACAGCAACACTTGGCAGTCCTCTGCGGGGAAAAGCACCTCTCTGATTGCCCCCGAGCAACAAAATGGGTACAGCCAACATGAATTCAGGCCACAAGTCAGCACGATGCTCACAGGTATATCGGCATTGCTAATGGGATCGGTCAGAGCTCCCCACCACCCCTCTGAGGCTGGGAAACCAGCCCCAAACTGCTGCTCTCACATCAGCCACAGgacagcagagccctgctgagcTTGTGCTGCCCGGGGACCCAGTGCCAGGCGCTTGGACATCCTTTACCAGCACCTGCCTTGCTGGGACTGACCGCAGAAGCACCTCATGTGCCCGTGAGCTCGTGCATGTCCCGGTGTCATCCTCACTTTCCCACTTGCCATGACGCTGAGGGACAGCCACTACTTTCCTAACGCACTTCTCTGCTCCCTCCACACGACCCCAGCAGCTGACAGGTTTGGATGGAGGCAGCGGAGCTCTCTGGGTTTGCTGCCTGCGACTCGCAGCGCTTTAAAACCACCACGGCTTGAGCGCCTCGTATTTGTCATCCCTGGCTCACCGCACAGCAGCCGCCccgctcagccccagctctcccccaCCCCGACGGCTGGCTGCCTCGgtgccccgctgccccccgtgctcgcagctgcagcagagcttcCCCAGTGCCTGACGGCGAGAAGAGAAGCCACCCGCAGCCACTCACCTTGCCTGGCGCTCCTCTGCTCCTGCGGCTGCTGTGACGGAGGTTCCTGCTCTCACCGGGGCTCCTATAAGCCCTTGGCTGGTGACACACCTCCCACCCGTGACAAGCGTCACCCcgctctccctgctcctcccacGCGGGGTTTTCCCCCCTTGAAGGGGTGAGGGGAGTGTTTTGGGGGGCTCCTGCTGGTGCGGGCTCTTCAGCACACCTGGGTGcaccagagacagacagaaagggGCTTCTGGTGCTGGAGGGGTAAAAATGTCCCACAAAAGGGCTCCGCGCACCTGCACCCACTGCCCTCGGGACCAGCAGGGATGCTGGGTGCCAGCGGAGGTGGGCACAGCACCACATCACCACCCacacaggcaggagcaggggagatGCCCCGAGCCCTCCTCCTACCCCTGCAGGGTCAGGATCTGTGGGCAGATGCTGAAATAAATGCCTCCAGATTCCGTTTTTTCCACCCTGGCACTGTCTGCGTGAAGTCTCCCATCACAGCTGGGGTGGTGGGGACAGCCCATGGGGGCTGAGAGGTGAGGGTCCGGGCAGCtcatcccccagccctcaccctGACACCGCTGCGGCACCAGCCACGTGCCCGCAGCAGGTCGTTCCGCAAAAGTTTCCACCCCACTGGATTTAGCTCGGCGAGCAGCGCGAAGTTCGCCCACGCAGATGCAAATAGCCATGgtgggcaggggaggagggggctggggatggCAGTGGAAAGGAGAAATCCTCCCGTGAGCTTTCAGCAGCCACCGCAGCGGGGTCCGGCCGGAGCCAAGAGAGCAAAGGGAGCAGTGCACGGCTCCCAGCCACGCAGCAGGCCCCAGCAGCACATCTTCCTGCAAATATTTCTGTCCCCCACCATCACACCGCTCTGCGTGCCCCTCAGCCCTGCGCCTGCCTGGTGGGACCCGCTCTCAAGGTCTCTTCATCTACCACTCATGTTTCGGGGTGAGCCTCAAAGGGCAATGCACATAGCGGGTCCCGAGGGATGACTCAGTcctgaggctgcaggcagccaaaTGTCAGCCGTGCGGGGCTCCCACAGGCCCACCACGAGGGATCCCCTCACGTTCAGACCCCTCAGCAGCACTTGAAGCCACCATACGGGAGTCACACGTGCACGTCTTGGGAAGGGACACGTGCGGGAAGCCTGTGGGCAGGGCAAGCCACCCTCCTGCAGCGATGccatcccccagcccagcatcaATTTGC belongs to Anas acuta chromosome 13, bAnaAcu1.1, whole genome shotgun sequence and includes:
- the LOC137863929 gene encoding probable G-protein coupled receptor 34 yields the protein MWCCAHLRWHPASLLVPRAVGAGARSPFVGHFYPSSTRSPFLSVSGAPRCAEEPAPAGAPQNTPLTPSRGENPAWEEQGERGDACHGWEVCHQPRAYRSPGESRNLRHSSRRSRGAPGKARALVMDSLSTVLPTSEVTEHRLGNSCSQIQDEFLSVTLPVMYSLIFIVGLLSNTLALWVFSCGTQRRTSITVYMRNLALSDLLLSLCLPFRIAFQNKSEPRIFCNVVGAFFYLNMYVSITFLSLISLDRYLKIIRPLQKFKIHTVACSTAASGLVWLVHLAFMMPFFFETREEGPCEYKCFHFRNKSTTAAAFNMTAVVIFFILLLLFLYFYGKIFAKLHRVSSVNAQQLNKKTSMRAITKTFVVLIIFIVCFTPYHIVRVPYILAQVEVISSLPWKQGLHLANELVLCISALNSCLDPVVFFFLSSSFRRAVLCTFQGRLKRALMRNQGRLNHSRSVTEM